One segment of Methylocella silvestris BL2 DNA contains the following:
- a CDS encoding ATP-binding protein: protein MSRSDPVAGKASGWAASRISIAKRLFLSAAILSFAILFLAGALLTAVYRQAAERNFDERLNVYLRALITDIATASEADRAGPDELSDPQFALALSGWYWQITRLDGDQRQIRSSRSLFAARLPRLSDLGVPVGIGGARQGYAKGPDDRRLRIVERIVDAGDDGIYLVQVGATTAELESAIEQFEAYLTVTFTLLALALIASSALQLRYGLAPLRQLREGVAAIRRGEAESISGVYPLDLAPLAGELNLLIGANRAVVERARTQVGNLAHALKTPLSVVINEAALEPGPLSAKVAEQAAIMRDQVGYYLDRARAAVRAGMLTGSTEVEPVIRALLAAFEKIYADRALEFSLDAPSPIRFLGEKQDLEEMIGNLIDNAGKWARGSVNVTVAAETPDPDAERSFFHIVIDDDGLGLPADRREEAIARGRRLDETKPGSGLGLSIVVDLATMYGGGLTLDASPAGGLRAQLRLPSTQNPPEPTRS from the coding sequence ATGTCGCGCTCGGACCCCGTTGCGGGCAAAGCCTCGGGGTGGGCGGCAAGCCGGATTTCAATCGCCAAGCGGCTTTTCCTGTCGGCGGCGATTTTAAGTTTCGCCATCCTGTTCCTCGCCGGCGCGCTTCTGACCGCCGTCTACCGGCAGGCCGCCGAGCGCAATTTCGACGAGCGCCTCAACGTCTATCTGCGCGCCCTCATCACCGACATTGCGACCGCCAGCGAGGCCGACCGGGCGGGGCCGGACGAATTAAGCGATCCGCAATTCGCTCTCGCTCTCTCCGGCTGGTACTGGCAGATCACAAGGCTCGACGGCGATCAGCGCCAGATCAGGAGCTCGCGCTCTCTCTTCGCCGCGCGCCTTCCCCGGCTGTCGGATCTTGGCGTTCCGGTCGGGATCGGCGGCGCGCGTCAGGGCTACGCCAAGGGCCCCGACGACCGGCGCCTGCGCATCGTCGAGCGAATCGTCGACGCCGGCGACGACGGCATTTATCTCGTTCAGGTGGGGGCGACGACGGCCGAACTCGAATCGGCCATCGAACAATTCGAAGCCTATCTGACCGTCACCTTCACGCTGCTGGCCCTGGCGCTCATCGCATCCTCCGCGCTGCAATTGCGCTACGGCCTTGCGCCTTTGCGGCAGCTGCGCGAGGGCGTTGCGGCGATCCGCCGCGGCGAAGCCGAATCGATCTCCGGCGTCTATCCCTTGGATCTTGCTCCGCTCGCCGGCGAGCTCAATCTGCTGATCGGCGCCAATCGCGCCGTGGTCGAGCGCGCCCGCACCCAGGTCGGCAATCTGGCGCATGCGCTGAAAACGCCGCTGAGCGTCGTCATAAACGAGGCGGCGCTGGAGCCCGGGCCACTGTCGGCCAAGGTCGCGGAGCAGGCGGCGATCATGCGCGATCAGGTCGGCTATTATCTGGACCGCGCCAGAGCCGCCGTGCGCGCCGGAATGCTGACCGGATCGACCGAGGTCGAGCCAGTGATCCGCGCGCTGCTCGCCGCCTTCGAGAAGATCTACGCCGATCGGGCGCTTGAATTTTCGCTCGACGCGCCATCGCCCATTCGTTTTCTGGGCGAGAAGCAGGATCTTGAGGAAATGATCGGCAATCTGATCGACAACGCCGGCAAATGGGCGCGCGGCAGCGTCAATGTCACTGTCGCCGCCGAGACGCCAGACCCGGACGCCGAGCGCTCCTTTTTCCATATTGTCATCGACGATGACGGTCTCGGGCTTCCCGCCGACCGGCGCGAGGAGGCGATCGCGCGCGGCCGGCGCCTTGACGAAACCAAGCCGGGCTCGGGGCTTGGCCTCTCGATCGTCGTCGATCTTGCGACGATGTATGGCGGCGGCCTGACGCTCGACGCCAGCCCCGCCGGGGGTCTTCGCGCGCAATTGCGCCTGCCGTCGACGCAAAACCCGCCCGAGCCAACGCGTTCGTGA
- a CDS encoding heme lyase CcmF/NrfE family subunit, with product MIVETGHYALVLALALALVNSVLPIWGSLAGDRRLMAVAPPVAIMSFLLIGYSYFALTYAHVTSDFSLLNVVENSHSAKPLIYKISGVWGNHEGSMLLWVLVLALFGAAVALFSSSMPEDLRANTLAVQSWISAAFVLFILLTSNPFARLGAPPAEGNDLNPLLQDPGLAIHPPLLYLGYVGLSITYSFAAAALICGRIDAVFARFVRPWTLAAWICLTLGIAMGSYWAYYTLGWGGFWFWDPVENASLMPWLAATALLHCTSVMEKREALKIWTIFLAILAFSLSLVGTFLVRSGVLTSVHAFATDPMRGVFILLILVLFIGGSLVLFAARAGGLKQGGLFAPISREGAIVVNNLILSTCCATVFVGTLYPLALEAMTGEKISVGAPFFNLTFVPLFVPLFILMPVGQMLAWKRGDLLGAAQRLIYAFGAGLLMAAALAAIHGGPAVSFILGGLAAYVIVGAFTDIGRRLISAGASPALMLRRLSGLPRQAFGTAFAHAGIGVTLLGLAASGWGVEKITTLRPGDSLDVGPFQLTLQEIAKREGPNYSEIFATTVIRSGGVVAAVVEPSLRSYPTRRSNRTEAGIATLSLGQVYISIGGLEPDGRVDARIFWKPLVSLIWGGALIMAFGGALSLSDMRLRVGVGRRARKPVAPQAAPAE from the coding sequence ATGATCGTCGAAACCGGCCATTACGCGCTTGTCCTTGCGCTGGCGCTCGCGCTCGTCAATTCCGTGCTGCCGATCTGGGGCTCGCTTGCGGGCGACCGCCGCCTAATGGCCGTCGCGCCGCCGGTCGCGATCATGAGCTTCCTGCTGATCGGCTATTCTTACTTCGCGCTGACCTATGCGCATGTGACGTCTGATTTCTCGCTACTCAACGTGGTGGAGAATTCGCATTCGGCCAAGCCCCTGATTTACAAGATCAGCGGCGTCTGGGGCAATCACGAGGGCTCGATGCTTTTGTGGGTGCTGGTGCTGGCTCTGTTCGGCGCGGCGGTCGCGCTGTTTTCCAGCTCGATGCCTGAGGATTTGCGCGCCAATACACTCGCCGTCCAATCCTGGATCAGCGCCGCTTTCGTGCTGTTTATTCTTTTGACGTCGAATCCCTTCGCGCGGTTGGGCGCGCCGCCAGCCGAGGGCAACGACCTCAATCCGCTGCTGCAGGATCCCGGCCTCGCGATCCATCCGCCGCTGCTTTACCTTGGCTATGTCGGGCTTTCGATCACCTATTCCTTCGCCGCCGCCGCGCTGATCTGCGGACGCATCGACGCCGTCTTCGCGCGCTTCGTTCGGCCATGGACGCTCGCCGCCTGGATCTGCCTGACGCTCGGCATCGCAATGGGGTCATACTGGGCCTATTACACGCTCGGCTGGGGCGGCTTCTGGTTCTGGGATCCAGTTGAAAACGCCTCGCTGATGCCTTGGCTCGCCGCTACCGCGCTGCTCCATTGCACAAGCGTCATGGAGAAGCGCGAGGCGCTGAAGATCTGGACGATTTTCCTCGCGATCCTCGCCTTTTCGCTGTCGCTGGTCGGCACCTTCCTGGTTCGCTCCGGCGTGCTCACCTCGGTGCATGCTTTCGCCACCGATCCGATGCGCGGCGTGTTCATTCTCTTGATTCTTGTGCTGTTTATCGGCGGTTCGCTGGTTCTGTTCGCGGCGCGCGCGGGCGGCCTGAAGCAGGGCGGGCTGTTCGCCCCGATCTCCCGCGAAGGCGCGATCGTCGTCAATAATCTGATCCTCTCGACCTGCTGCGCCACCGTCTTCGTCGGCACGCTCTATCCGCTCGCCCTCGAGGCGATGACGGGGGAAAAGATCTCGGTCGGCGCGCCCTTCTTCAATCTGACCTTTGTTCCGCTGTTCGTCCCGCTGTTCATCCTGATGCCGGTCGGCCAGATGCTCGCTTGGAAGCGCGGCGATCTGCTCGGCGCGGCGCAACGGCTGATCTACGCCTTCGGCGCCGGCCTTCTGATGGCGGCGGCGCTGGCGGCGATCCACGGCGGTCCGGCCGTCAGCTTCATCCTTGGCGGTCTCGCCGCCTATGTCATCGTCGGCGCCTTCACCGATATCGGCAGGCGCCTCATTAGCGCCGGCGCGTCGCCCGCCTTGATGCTGCGGCGCCTGTCGGGGCTGCCGCGACAGGCGTTCGGAACGGCCTTCGCCCATGCGGGCATCGGCGTCACGCTGCTCGGCCTTGCGGCCTCCGGCTGGGGCGTCGAAAAGATCACCACCTTGCGTCCGGGCGATTCGCTCGACGTCGGGCCGTTTCAATTGACGCTGCAGGAGATCGCCAAGCGCGAGGGGCCGAATTACTCGGAGATTTTTGCAACGACGGTGATCCGCTCCGGAGGCGTCGTCGCCGCTGTGGTCGAGCCATCGCTGCGCTCCTATCCGACCCGGCGCAGCAACAGAACGGAAGCCGGCATCGCCACGCTTTCTTTGGGCCAAGTCTATATCAGCATCGGCGGCCTCGAACCCGACGGCAGAGTCGACGCGCGTATTTTCTGGAAGCCGCTCGTCTCGCTGATCTGGGGCGGCGCGCTGATCATGGCCTTCGGCGGCGCGCTGTCTTTAAGCGACATGCGGCTTCGCGTCGGCGTCGGCCGCCGCGCGCGAAAGCCGGTCGCGCCGCAAGCCGCGCCGGCGGAATGA
- the ccmE gene encoding cytochrome c maturation protein CcmE, which produces MTRKQKRLALIASGAVVVSLAVGLVMFALRDNIVFFYSPTELAEKPATNGARLRIGGLVKPASLDRQGDQTVRFTVTDMKHDVAVTYTGLLPDLFREGQGVVAEGALRPDGVFHADSVLAKHDERYMPREVADALKKQGVWQEEGKSEGKPSAIPAQTAPQGAQAY; this is translated from the coding sequence ATGACGCGCAAGCAAAAGCGGCTCGCCTTGATCGCATCCGGAGCGGTCGTCGTCAGCCTCGCCGTAGGCCTTGTGATGTTCGCCCTTCGCGACAACATCGTTTTCTTTTATTCGCCGACCGAGCTCGCAGAAAAACCGGCGACAAACGGCGCGCGTCTGCGCATCGGCGGACTCGTCAAGCCGGCCTCGCTCGACCGTCAGGGCGATCAGACCGTGCGCTTTACCGTGACCGACATGAAGCACGACGTCGCCGTGACCTATACCGGCCTGTTGCCGGATCTGTTCCGGGAAGGGCAGGGCGTCGTCGCAGAGGGCGCCCTGCGGCCGGACGGCGTTTTCCACGCCGACAGCGTCCTCGCCAAACATGATGAGCGTTACATGCCGCGCGAAGTCGCGGACGCCTTGAAGAAACAGGGCGTCTGGCAGGAAGAGGGCAAGTCGGAGGGCAAGCCCAGCGCTATTCCGGCCCAGACAGCGCCGCAGGGCGCGCAGGCTTACTGA
- a CDS encoding cytochrome c-type biogenesis protein, which translates to MRMKPSLRALLLLGSLALAPVSAGAVEPDEILPEASLETRARDISAHLRCMVCQNESIDDSHAPLARDLRLLVRERLKAGDSDAAIFDYLVRRYGDFILLKPPLKAETLALWGAPLIVLIVGAAAIIANMRRREPNALAPKELSEAEAAKLKSALERDQA; encoded by the coding sequence ATGAGGATGAAACCTTCGCTTCGCGCCCTTCTGCTGCTTGGCTCCCTTGCGCTGGCGCCCGTCTCGGCCGGGGCCGTCGAGCCGGACGAGATTCTTCCCGAAGCTTCTCTTGAGACGCGCGCGAGAGACATCTCGGCGCATTTGCGCTGCATGGTTTGCCAGAATGAATCGATCGACGATTCCCATGCGCCTCTCGCGCGCGATCTGCGCCTGCTCGTGCGCGAGCGCCTGAAAGCCGGCGACAGCGACGCCGCGATTTTTGACTATCTCGTGCGCCGCTACGGCGATTTCATCCTCTTGAAGCCGCCGCTGAAGGCTGAGACGCTGGCGCTGTGGGGCGCGCCGCTCATCGTTCTGATTGTCGGGGCGGCCGCGATCATCGCCAATATGCGGCGGCGCGAGCCGAACGCTTTAGCGCCCAAAGAACTCAGCGAGGCCGAAGCGGCAAAGCTCAAGTCGGCGCTCGAACGCGATCAGGCCTGA
- the ccmI gene encoding c-type cytochrome biogenesis protein CcmI, which produces MLWVFFAALTAAALTSVFWPLLRTPRGPSRSAIDVAFYKAQLAEIERDAARGLVAKHDAEGAKAEAARRLIAASETPGPGAADASQTKARAAIAAAVLFVPALAIGLYSAIGHPGLPDLPLTARLAQPAAKLDIMAAIGKVEAHLAENPNDARGYAILAPIYMRLGRYEDAAKAYAAMLRLEGETAERLSLYGEALVAAAQGDVTAEAKTAFESAVAKDPAAPRPRFYLGLAAAEAGDKTEAKKIWTELLAQSPPDAPYAPALREKLAALDGAPAPAAPGPAQNPALAANIAGMAGPEQAQAIKGMVDRLAAKLAENGQDVEGWLRLVRAYAVLHESEKARSAVVDAKRNLAGDATASARIDALARELGLEG; this is translated from the coding sequence ATGTTGTGGGTATTTTTTGCAGCTTTGACGGCGGCCGCCCTGACAAGCGTGTTCTGGCCTCTCCTTCGAACGCCGCGCGGGCCGTCGCGCAGCGCGATCGACGTCGCCTTTTACAAGGCGCAGCTGGCCGAGATCGAACGGGACGCTGCGCGGGGGCTTGTCGCCAAGCATGACGCCGAGGGCGCGAAGGCGGAGGCGGCGCGCCGCCTGATCGCCGCGTCGGAGACGCCGGGTCCGGGCGCCGCCGACGCGTCTCAAACCAAAGCCCGCGCCGCCATCGCGGCGGCGGTGCTGTTCGTGCCGGCGCTCGCAATCGGCCTCTATTCCGCCATCGGCCATCCCGGACTGCCGGACCTTCCGCTGACCGCCCGGCTGGCGCAGCCCGCGGCAAAACTCGACATCATGGCGGCGATCGGCAAGGTCGAGGCGCATCTTGCCGAAAATCCGAACGACGCCAGGGGCTATGCGATCCTTGCGCCGATCTATATGCGCCTCGGTCGCTACGAGGACGCCGCCAAAGCCTATGCCGCAATGCTGCGTCTTGAGGGCGAGACGGCGGAGCGCCTGTCGCTCTACGGCGAAGCGCTTGTCGCGGCGGCGCAGGGCGACGTCACGGCAGAGGCGAAAACAGCCTTCGAGAGCGCCGTGGCGAAGGATCCGGCGGCGCCGCGCCCGCGCTTCTATCTTGGCCTTGCCGCCGCAGAGGCTGGCGACAAGACGGAGGCGAAGAAAATCTGGACCGAGCTGCTGGCGCAATCGCCCCCCGATGCGCCCTATGCGCCGGCCCTGCGCGAAAAACTCGCCGCGCTCGACGGAGCGCCCGCGCCTGCAGCGCCGGGACCCGCGCAAAACCCGGCGCTGGCCGCAAACATAGCCGGTATGGCCGGCCCGGAGCAGGCGCAGGCGATCAAGGGCATGGTCGACCGGCTCGCGGCGAAGCTCGCAGAGAATGGACAGGACGTCGAAGGGTGGCTGCGCCTTGTTCGCGCCTATGCCGTACTGCATGAATCCGAAAAGGCGCGCTCGGCCGTGGTCGACGCCAAACGCAATCTCGCCGGCGATGCGACGGCCAGCGCCCGCATCGACGCGCTCGCGCGCGAACTCGGCCTTGAAGGATAA